The genomic region CAGCTGTTCCAGCTGTCGAGCATCGCTGTCCAGGCGGCTTTGCAGGCGGCGGTGGGTCAGCCGGATCGCCAGGGCGGCGCTGCCGAGCAGCAGTACGGCGGCCAGCAGCATGATGCCGTAGGCGCTGAGTGGGTAGCCGAACTGGTAGGCAGGTCCTGGGCTGTATTTCAGCGTCCAGTTGCCGGTAGAAAATGGATAGACGTCGGTCGAGGCGGCAGTCCCGCGTTGATCGAGCACCTGCTCCGGGCTGCCGAGAATGCTTTGGGTCAGTTGTAACGAGCCGGCACTCTCGGGCCAGTTGGTCAGGGTCTGGAGTAGTTGCTGCAGGTCGAAGACCATCAGCAGGGTGCCGGCCACCGGCGCGTCGGGCGTCTCGTGCAGCGGTGCAACGCTGTAGATCAGCCAGCGCGGGCCGATCTTGTAGGCTTCCGGTGCGGGTTTGACGCCACGCTCGGCACGGCGGATCAGGTCCAGGGCCGAGAAATTGAGCGGTGCCGCCCGATCGGTGAGCGGTTGGGCGGCGTCACGCAGGTTCAGTTGCGCATCCACCAGGCCGGGCAGATAGCGCAGGCCGTTTTCCGCCATTTTCACGGCATTGCTGTCCGGGCTCTGCAGGGCCTTGAGAAGGGCCGGATTGAGCGCGGCGGCGTCGGTCTCGGCGGTCAGGTTGGTAATGGCCTGGAACAGTTTCGAGGCGGTCGTGGTCGCGGCTGCTTGCGCCATTTGCGAGCGAAAGAGCTGGTTCCAGGGCGCCAGCACGCCGAACCAGAGCAGGGCTGCCGCCAGGAGCAGGCCGCCGAGCGCAATTTTCAGGCCCGGCAGCAACGGGTTGGCGGTTTCGCTCGCAGACGTCTGGTCATGGTGCTCGGCGCTGTTGGCCGTCTTTGCACTGCGCTTGATGCCTTTCAAATAGCGCCTCCGCAATACTCATCCTGAAATGCAGCGCGAATGGTCCTGGCCGGATCTTCGGACCCGGCCAGGATCAGCGTAGGTCAATGGCTGCCCGAATGCCCAAAACCGCCTGCGCCGCGTTGGGTTTCGTCAAATTCCTGGACCATTTCGAAGTGTGCCTGCACCACGGGCACCAGTACCAGCTGGGCAATACGCTCGCCGACGGCGATGTTGAACGCGCTCTGACCACGGTTCCAGCAGGAGACCATCAGTTCGCCCTGATAGTCGGAGTCGATCAGGCCCACCAGGTTGCCCAGGACGATGCCGTGTTTGTGGCCAAGGCCCGAGCGCGGCAGGATCAGCGCGGCCAGGCCGGGATCGCCGATATAGACCGACAGGCCGGTGGGGATCAGCAAGGTCTGGCCCGGTTCCAGTACGGTGTCCTGCTGGAGCATGGCACGCAGGTCGAGGCCGGCGGAGCCGGGGGTGGCGTACTGTGGCAGCGGGAATTCGCTACCGATGCGTGGGTCGAGGATCTTGGCTTGCAAAGCGTGCATGGGGATTAAACCTGGTTCAGTCGTGAAGCGATGAAAGAGATCAGCTGGCGGGCGATCTTGCCCTTGCTGGTCTGGGTGAAGACGGTGGCCTGCAGGTCGCGGTCGATGACGCTGCAGGCGTTTTCCTCGCTGTTGAAGCCAATGCTGGGGTTGGCCACGTCATTGGCGACGATCAGGTCGAGGTTCTTGTCCTTGAGCTTGCGGGCGGCATAGTCGAGCAGATGCTCGGTCTCGGCGGCGAAACCGACGCTGAAGGGACGGTCGGGGCGCGAAGCGATGGTCGCGAGAATGTCCGGGTTACGGACCATTTGCAGGAGCAGGCCGTCGCCGGTCGTAGGGTCTTTCTTCAGTTTTTGCGGGGCAACGACTTCCGGGCGGTAGTCCGCTACTGCAGCTGAGGCAATGAACAGGTCGCAGGGAATCGCGGCCTCGCAGGCGGCGAGCATGTCGCGGGCGCTGACGATATCGATGCGGGTGACCCGGTCGGGTGTCGGCAGGTGCACAGGGCCGGTGATCAGGGTGACGCGCGCGCCGGCTTCGACGGCGGCCTCGGCCAGGGCGAAGCCCATTTTCCCGGAGCTGTGGTTGGTGATGTAGCGCACCGGATCGATGTTTTCCTGGGTCGGGCCGGCGGTGATCAGCACATGCCTGCCGGTCAGGGCCAGATGCTCGAAGCAGTCGGCGGCGTGCTGGGCCAGGTCAGTGGCTTCGAGCATGCGCCCCAGGCCGACATCGCCGCAGGCCTGGCTGCCTGAAGCCGGGCCGAAGACCTTGAGGCCGCGGCTCTGCAGCAGCTGGGTGTTGGCCTGGGTGGCCGGGTCGCGCCACATGGCCTGGTTCATCGCCGGGGCGATGGCGACCGTGGCATCGGTGGCGAGGACCAGGGTGGTCAGCAGGTCGTCGGCGATACCCTGGGCCAGGCGTGCGATCAGGTCGGCGGTGGCCGGGGCGATCAGTACCAGGTCGGCCCATTTCGCCAGTTCGATATGGCCCATCGCGGCTTCGGCCGCCGGGTCGAGCAGGTCCAGGTGTACCGGGTGCCCGGATAGCGCCTGCATGGTCAGCGGTGTGATGAACTCGCTGCCGCCACGGGTCATGACCACGCGTACTTCGGCACCCTGGTCGAGAAGTCGGCGAACCAGCTCGGCGCTTTTGTAGGCGGCAATGCCGCCGCCGACGCCGAGAACGATGCGTTTCCGATACAGCCGCTGCATAGGCCTGCCTTTTAGTCCAGTGATTGCTACCCCCGAGGACGCCTCCCCAGGCCAGTTCGGGGGTAAAAAAGATGGACTACGATAACACAGCGCCCGCCATGGAACAGCGGGCCTCCAGAGGACAGGGAGGTGTGATGAGTATTCGTGATTGGCCCGCAGCGGAGCGGCCGCGGGAGAAATTGCTGGAGTTGGGGGCGGCCAGCCTCTCCGATGCCGAGTTGCTGGCGATCTTCCTGCGCACGGGTGTCTGTGGCCGCAGCGCAGTGGATCTGGCGCGGCATCTGTTAGGGCAATTCGGCAGTTTGCGTAGTCTGCTGGAGTCGGGGCAGCGGGAATTCAGTCGTGAGTTGGGGCTGGGCCCCGCGAAGTTCGCCCAGTTGCAGGCCGTGCTGGAAATGGCCCGCCGCCATCTGGCCGAGCGCCTGCGGCGCGAATCGGTGCTGGAGAGCCCACGTGCGGTGCGCGATTATCTGAAGGCGATGTTGCGCCATGAGGCCCATGAAGTGTTCGGCTGCCTGTTTCTGGATGCCAAACACCGGGTGCTGGCCTTCGAGGCGCTGTTCAGGGGCACCATCGACAATGCCAGCGTCTATCCACGGCAGGTGGTCAAGCGCGCGCTGGCACACAACGCGGCGGCGCTGATCCTGTGCCACAACCACCCGTCGGGGGTGGCTGAGCCCAGTCAGTCCGATCGGCTGCTGACCGATCGGCTGCGCACCGCGCTGGAGTTGGTCGACGTGCGGGTGCTCGATCATTTCGTGATCGGCGATGGCGAGCCGTTTTCGATGATGGAGCACGGAATGATGTAGGTGCAGCCCCGCCTTCGGGGCTGCACGGCAGGTCAGGGCCTGACGCTGACCTTGGAGAAGTCCTGGCGGCCGAACGGACTCACCTGGTAACCCTGGATATTCTTGCGTAGCAGGGCGAAGGCAGTCGGGTGAGCCAAGGGCAGCCAGAGCGCCTGCTGCTGGATCTGTGCCTGGGCCTGCTGGTAGAGCTTGCTGCGCACGCCCTGTTCGCTGGTGCTCTTGCCGGCGCTGATCAGCTTGTCCAGGTTGGCGTCGCAGTAGCGGGCGAAGTTGGTCCCGGACTTCACGGCGGCGCAGGAGAATTGCGGGGTCAGGAAGTTGTCCGGATCACCATTGTCACCGGCCCAGCCCATGAACAGCAGGTCGTGTTCACCGGCCTTGGCGCGGCGGATCAGTTCGCCCCACTCGATCACGCGGATTTCCGCCTGGATGCCCACTTCGGCGAGGTCGGCCTGCAGCAGTTGCGCGCCCAGGCTCGGGTTGGGATTGAGCAGGCTGCCCGACGGTCGGGTCCAGATGGTGGTCTGGAAGCCGTCCTTGAGCCCGGCCTTGGCCAGCAGCGCCTTGGCCTTCTCCGGGTCGTGGGCATAGCCGGGCAGGTCCGTTGCGTAGCTCCAGGTGTTTGGTGGGTAGGGGCCATCGGCGGCCTCTGCCGTGTCTTCGAAGACCGCCTTGAGGTAGCTGGTCTTGTCGAAGGCCAGGTTGATCGCCTGGCGCACTTCAGGCTTGTCCAGCGGCGGATGCTGGCTGTTGATCGCAAGGAAGGCGGTCATGAACGCGGCGGTCTTTTCCACCTTGAGCGTCGGATCCTTGCTCGCCGCGCCGACGTCCAGGGGTTTGGGGGACAGGGCGATCTGGCATTCGTTGCGCCGCAATTTCTGCAGGCGCACATTGGCGTCGGGCGTGATTGCGAACACCAGAGTGTCCACCGCCGGCTTGCCGGCGAAGTAGTCCGGGTTGGCGCTGTAGCGGATCGAGGCGTCTTTCTGGAAGCGACCGAACACGAACGGACCGGTGCCGATCGGCTGGCTGTTGAGTTTCTCCGGGGTGTTGGCCGCTATCAGCTTGTCGGCGTATTCCGCCGAGTAGATGGAGGCGAAACCCATGCTCAGGGCCGCGAGGAAGGTAGAGTCCGGGTGGTCCAGGGTGAAGCGCACGGTCAGTGGGTCGGTGACCTCGATCCGCTTGATCAGCGCCGGCAATTGCAGCGACTGGGCGTGGGGGAAACCACTCTGGGCAATCTTGTGCCAGGGGTTGGCCGGATCGAGCATGCGCTCGAAACTGAAGCGCACATCGGCCGCGCTCAGCGTACGGGTGGGCTTGAAGTAATCGGTGCGGTGAAACTTCACCCCCGGGCGCAGCTTGAAATCGTAGGTCAGGCCGTCATCGGAGACAGTCCAGCTCTCGGCCAGGCTCGGCACCAGCTTGCCGCTGGCGGCGTCGAAGTCGACCAGGCGGTTCATCAGGACGTCCGCCGAGGCGTTGGTGGTGGTCAGCGAGTTGTACTGCACGACGTCGAAGCCTTCGGGACTGGCCTCGGTGCAGACGCTCAGCGAGGTCGCGGCATGGGCCAGCGAGCCGAAAAACGGGACGAGCAATAGCGGTAGGGCAGCGAAGCGCATGTTCAGTTTCCTTTGCAGGTCGTTGTCCCATCTGCGAGTGCAGTCTGGAAAAACCTCTACCCTAGTGCCCCGGGCGGCAATTGACTATCCCATTTTTACTGGCGGGTCGTGGCTGTCTTACAATCAGCCGCTGTTCTCTGTACGAGATTTCCGGGCTCTTACGGCGTACCAGGGATTTTGTGCGACGAGCGGCATTTGTCCAGCAGGAGCCCGGCATTGGGGTCCCGTACCCAGGTTTTCGGGCGTCAGGCACGGTTTTAATCGCACTTAATGTTGTTGCACCGTAGTCTTTCTGGTATAAAGCAGCGCTCTTTTCTAGGGGCCCGGTTCCTTCGCTTGTAGGTGTAGCCGGTAAGACCCTTAAAGAAACGCGGCGCCTGGCGCCAAATGACTGAGAGATTAAGCGGCCAACCCATGCCGGGTTGGGCATGTGGTTTTAGAGGGCTGAGGCATGTCTAGAGTCTGTCAAGTTACCGGTAAGGGTCCGGTGACTGGGAATAACATTTCCCACGCAAACAACAAAACCCGTCGTCGTTTCCTGCCGAACCTGCAGCATCACCGCTTCTGGGTCGAGTCGGAGAAGCGTTTTGTGCGTCTGCGCGTTTCCGCCAAGGGCATGCGTATCATCGACAAGCGCGGCATTGATGTCGTGCTGGCCGAACTGCGCCGCGATGGCAAGGTTTAAGGAGCTAAATCATGCGTGAATTGATTCGTTTGATCTCGAGCGCCGGTACTGGTCACTTCTACACGACTGACAAGAACAAGCGCACTACTCCGGACAAAATCGAGATCAAGAAATATGATCCGGTTGTTCGTAAGCACGTGATCTACAAGGAAGGCAAAATCAAGTAATTGATTTTGTTCTTCGAGAAAAACCCCGACTTGTTCGGGGTTTTTTTTCGCCTTTTTTCGGCCATTTCCTGCATGTCGTGACGCCATTTCCTGCGTTTTTCCCGTTGTTCCTTTCCTAGACTGCCTGAACAACCCGAAAACGCAGTCACGGAGGACGCTCATGATCATCGCAAGGATGTTGGCATTGCTGCTGTTGGTATGCCTGGCGGCAGCCAGCGTCGCGGTTTCGGCGGCGCCCTCGGCCGCCGCCGACCTCACCACCGAAGCCTATGTGCTCAGGCTGGTCCAGGCGACGCGTACGGCCTGGCCGGAGTTGGCCCGGTACCACCAGACCACCCGGGTGTTTGCCCGTATCCAGCTATTGGCTAGTGATGGGCGGCGGGCCTGGGTGATGGATGCGCAGGGTGGTCGTGAGGTGGAGATGGCGAAGGTCCGGGACCTCGGTGTCAGCTACGAGTACCAACGCTATCGCAAGCTGCTCTGGCGGGGGCGTCCCGCCATCTTTATCGGTTTGGGAGAGGCGCCACCGGCATCGGAGCGGCAGCGATTGAAGGATCCACTGGCGGTGCCCGAGCTGTTCAGCCTGGCGACCCACGAAGCCTTTCATTTTTATGTCGAAGCCGACTGGTTGCCCTTGCCGGGGGCGGAACGCAGCATCAGCTATCCTGCCAGTGCCGAGCCGAGGCTTTATCGTAACCGGATCATTCACCAGTTGCTGGCTGCGGTCCAGGGACGCTCCGAGGGGCTGGCGCAGGCCAGTTACTGGTATCGCCGCTGGCTGGACGAACATGCCGAGGAGGTGCAGCGTCTGCGCCAGACCGATCGCTCCGAGGGCAGTGCACGTCATGTGGAGTCGATTGCCAACCTGCTGGCCCGGGGTCTGCGTCCGGACTCGGCCGAAGGGATGCAACTGATGCTTGAGGCATTGGCCCATCAGGCGCAGACGGACTTTCTGGCCGCTGATCTGGAAAGTTATGTTTTAGGCGACCTGGCCGGCTATCTGCTCGAACGTGAGGGTGTCGACTGGCTCGCGCGCATGGCCCAGGGCGAAACACCGCTGGCGATGCTTCTGGAGTCGGTGACACCGGTTGCCGCGCCTGCCGACGAAACCATGGAGCGACGCATCCGCAAGGCCATCGCCGCAGCCAACCGTCAGGCGGCGCAAGCCTTCGAGCCATTCCTGCAGCGCTTCCATGATCCGGCCGGTGGGCACTTGCTGGTACCGAACCGGGCCATGTCGGGTAGTTTCGAAGTGAGCAACTCCTACCGGCTGAGCACGCAGCCGGGCACGATCGAAGTCGGGGTGAGCGCGGGATTCGCCCTGGATGATGGCCGGATCGATCTTCGGGCGGCCACGGTTGCCACCCAGTTGAAATCGGCATGCGGCCGCGAGGATCTCTACTGGATTGTGGCGTTGGCTCCGGCCGAGCTGGAGAAAACCGCCGAAGGCCGGCTACGTCTTGAACGGGCCGACCTTACGCTCTACATCCCGTATCCACAGCGTTCCGTCGAAGCTCCTCGGAGCTGGTGCGTCGCTACCTGATCAGGCTTTCTGTTCGAACACCACGTAGATCTTGCGGCAGTGTTCCAGCACTTCCCAGGTGCCCTTGAAACCGGCCGGAATCACGAAGCGGTCGCCGGCGCGCAGGGTCTTGGCGTTGCCGTCGTTGTCGCGCAGTACCGAGACGCCCTGGACGATTTCGCAGTATTCGTGCTCGGTGTAATTCACGTTCCACAGGCCGACCGCGCCTTCCCAGACGCCCGCATTCATCTGTCCACAGGGGCTGTTGTAGTGGTTGAAGACTGTCTGTTCCGGATCGCCCTTGAGGACCTTCTCCGGCGCCGGGCGGAAACGTTCGGGCGCGGTGCTGGCTTCGCTGAAGTCGACGATGTCCTGGATGTTCATTGCTGCTTTCCCTCGACAGTGACAAGGCAGGTACTCGGAAGCTTCGAGTCTATGTTTATTAAAACGAACATGGCAACGGTGTTTGCCAGTCTGCTGTCAAATATATTGAAACTTCAGCGGCCGCTGGTTTAGGGTGGTGGTTACTGCGGGCCAAAAATGGCCACCGGACAGAATTCTCGACGGTGCTGACGCGAGAGTGCGTGGCGCTTCTAATTCAATAAGAGGAGGACACTCGCATGACCACCCTGACTCGTGCTGACTGGGAACAACGCGCCCGCGAGCTGAAGATTGAAGGCCGCGCCTACATCAATGGCGAATACACCGCCGCCGTTTCGAACGAAACCTTCGAGTGCATCAGCCCGGTCGACGGCCGGCTGCTGGCCCAGGTCGCGAGCTGCGACAGCGCCGACGCCCAGCGCGCGGTGGAAAATGCCCGTGCCACCTTCGATTCCGGCGTCTGGTCGCGCCTGGCGCCGGCCAAGCGCAAGGCGACGATGATCCGTTTCGCCGCGCTGCTGAAAACCAATGCCGAAGAACTGGCCCTGCTTGAAACCCTGGACATGGGCAAGCCGATCACCGACTCGCTGTTCATCGACGTGCCGGGCGCGGCCCAGGCGCTGAGCTGGAGCGGCGAAGCCATCGACAAGATCTATGACGAAGTCGCCGCGACGCCCCATGATCAACTGGGGCTGGTGACCCGCGAACCGGTGGGTGTGGTCGGTGCCATCGTGCCGTGGAACTTCCCATTGATGATGGCCTGCTGGAAGCTCGGCCCGGCCCTGGCCACCGGCAACTCGGTCATCCTCAAGCCGTCGGAAAAGTCCCCGCTGACCGCCATTCGCATCGCCGCCCTGGCTATCGAGGCCGGTATCCCGGCCGGCGTGCTCAACGTGCTGCCTGGCTATGGTCACACCGTTGGCAAGGCATTGGCCCTGCACATGGACGTCGACACCCTGGTATTCACCGGCTCGACCAAGATCGCCAAGCAACTGCTGGTCTACTCCGGCGAGTCGAACATGAAGCGCGTCTGGCTCGAAGCCGGCGGCAAGAGCCCGAACATCGTGTTTGCCGACGCCCCCGACCTGAAGGCCGCCGCCGAGGCGGCTGCCAGTGCGATCGCTTTCAATCAGGGCGAGGTGTGCACCGCCGGTTCGCGTCTGCTGGTCGAGCGCTCGATCAAGGACACCTTCCTGCCGCTGGTGGTCGAGGCGCTCAAGGCCTGGAAGCCGGGCAATCCGCTGGACCCGGCGACCAACGTTGGGGCACTGGTGGATACCCAGCAGATGAACACCGTACTGTCCTATATCGACGCCGGGCATGCCGACGGCGCCAAGCTGGTGGTCGGGGGCAAGCGAACCCTGCAGGACAGCGGCGGTACCTACGTCGAGCCGACGATTTTCGACGGCGTGACCAACGCGATGAAAATCGCCCAGGAAGAAATCTTCGGCCCGGTGCTGTCGGTACTCACCTTCGATACCGTCGAGCAGGCGATCCAGATCGCCAACGACACGCCCTATGGCCTGGCCGCTGCGGTCTGGACTACCAACATCTCCAAGGCGCACCTGACCGCCAAGGCCCTGCGGGCCGGCAGCGTGTGGGTCAACCAGTACGATGGCGGCGACATGACCGCGCCGTTCGGTGGCTTCAAGCAGTCGGGTAACGGCCGCGACAAGTCGCTGCATGCCTTCGACAAGTACACCGAACTGAAGTCGACCTGGATCAAGCTGTAATGCGCGCCTGATGCGGTCCTTGTGGGAGCGGGCTCGCCGGCGAAGCTTTTAGCGCCCTCAAGGCCGCTTTCGCTGGCAAGCCAGCTCCCGCAGATCGGGGCTGCTTGCAGCAAGGTGATAATCCACGACGCAGCCGGGCTTTCCGCGAGGAGGTCCGGCTGCGTCGTCTCTGACGAGA from Pseudomonas asplenii harbors:
- the dut gene encoding dUTP diphosphatase — encoded protein: MHALQAKILDPRIGSEFPLPQYATPGSAGLDLRAMLQQDTVLEPGQTLLIPTGLSVYIGDPGLAALILPRSGLGHKHGIVLGNLVGLIDSDYQGELMVSCWNRGQSAFNIAVGERIAQLVLVPVVQAHFEMVQEFDETQRGAGGFGHSGSH
- the coaBC gene encoding bifunctional phosphopantothenoylcysteine decarboxylase/phosphopantothenate--cysteine ligase CoaBC, producing MQRLYRKRIVLGVGGGIAAYKSAELVRRLLDQGAEVRVVMTRGGSEFITPLTMQALSGHPVHLDLLDPAAEAAMGHIELAKWADLVLIAPATADLIARLAQGIADDLLTTLVLATDATVAIAPAMNQAMWRDPATQANTQLLQSRGLKVFGPASGSQACGDVGLGRMLEATDLAQHAADCFEHLALTGRHVLITAGPTQENIDPVRYITNHSSGKMGFALAEAAVEAGARVTLITGPVHLPTPDRVTRIDIVSARDMLAACEAAIPCDLFIASAAVADYRPEVVAPQKLKKDPTTGDGLLLQMVRNPDILATIASRPDRPFSVGFAAETEHLLDYAARKLKDKNLDLIVANDVANPSIGFNSEENACSVIDRDLQATVFTQTSKGKIARQLISFIASRLNQV
- the radC gene encoding RadC family protein, which gives rise to MSIRDWPAAERPREKLLELGAASLSDAELLAIFLRTGVCGRSAVDLARHLLGQFGSLRSLLESGQREFSRELGLGPAKFAQLQAVLEMARRHLAERLRRESVLESPRAVRDYLKAMLRHEAHEVFGCLFLDAKHRVLAFEALFRGTIDNASVYPRQVVKRALAHNAAALILCHNHPSGVAEPSQSDRLLTDRLRTALELVDVRVLDHFVIGDGEPFSMMEHGMM
- a CDS encoding ABC transporter substrate-binding protein, which encodes MRFAALPLLLVPFFGSLAHAATSLSVCTEASPEGFDVVQYNSLTTTNASADVLMNRLVDFDAASGKLVPSLAESWTVSDDGLTYDFKLRPGVKFHRTDYFKPTRTLSAADVRFSFERMLDPANPWHKIAQSGFPHAQSLQLPALIKRIEVTDPLTVRFTLDHPDSTFLAALSMGFASIYSAEYADKLIAANTPEKLNSQPIGTGPFVFGRFQKDASIRYSANPDYFAGKPAVDTLVFAITPDANVRLQKLRRNECQIALSPKPLDVGAASKDPTLKVEKTAAFMTAFLAINSQHPPLDKPEVRQAINLAFDKTSYLKAVFEDTAEAADGPYPPNTWSYATDLPGYAHDPEKAKALLAKAGLKDGFQTTIWTRPSGSLLNPNPSLGAQLLQADLAEVGIQAEIRVIEWGELIRRAKAGEHDLLFMGWAGDNGDPDNFLTPQFSCAAVKSGTNFARYCDANLDKLISAGKSTSEQGVRSKLYQQAQAQIQQQALWLPLAHPTAFALLRKNIQGYQVSPFGRQDFSKVSVRP
- the rpmB gene encoding 50S ribosomal protein L28, giving the protein MSRVCQVTGKGPVTGNNISHANNKTRRRFLPNLQHHRFWVESEKRFVRLRVSAKGMRIIDKRGIDVVLAELRRDGKV
- the rpmG gene encoding 50S ribosomal protein L33; translated protein: MRELIRLISSAGTGHFYTTDKNKRTTPDKIEIKKYDPVVRKHVIYKEGKIK
- a CDS encoding cupin domain-containing protein, with product MNIQDIVDFSEASTAPERFRPAPEKVLKGDPEQTVFNHYNSPCGQMNAGVWEGAVGLWNVNYTEHEYCEIVQGVSVLRDNDGNAKTLRAGDRFVIPAGFKGTWEVLEHCRKIYVVFEQKA
- a CDS encoding aldehyde dehydrogenase, with translation MTTLTRADWEQRARELKIEGRAYINGEYTAAVSNETFECISPVDGRLLAQVASCDSADAQRAVENARATFDSGVWSRLAPAKRKATMIRFAALLKTNAEELALLETLDMGKPITDSLFIDVPGAAQALSWSGEAIDKIYDEVAATPHDQLGLVTREPVGVVGAIVPWNFPLMMACWKLGPALATGNSVILKPSEKSPLTAIRIAALAIEAGIPAGVLNVLPGYGHTVGKALALHMDVDTLVFTGSTKIAKQLLVYSGESNMKRVWLEAGGKSPNIVFADAPDLKAAAEAAASAIAFNQGEVCTAGSRLLVERSIKDTFLPLVVEALKAWKPGNPLDPATNVGALVDTQQMNTVLSYIDAGHADGAKLVVGGKRTLQDSGGTYVEPTIFDGVTNAMKIAQEEIFGPVLSVLTFDTVEQAIQIANDTPYGLAAAVWTTNISKAHLTAKALRAGSVWVNQYDGGDMTAPFGGFKQSGNGRDKSLHAFDKYTELKSTWIKL